The following proteins come from a genomic window of Proteiniphilum propionicum:
- a CDS encoding undecaprenyl-diphosphate phosphatase — MSILEALIIAVVEGLTEFLPVSSTGHMIITQALLGMEITPFVKAFTVIIQFGAILSVVLLYHKRFFRLRPVHISQKEDVAGAKAGKKVLNRLTQFVYKFDFYWKLFIAVIPAGVIGLLLSDRIDALLENVTVVAAMLVLGGILMLYVDKWFDKPSEDQEMGWKRALKIGLYQCIAMIPGVSRSMATIVGGMTTKLSRKNAAEFSFFLAVPTMAAASGYKLYQLMKDPISAEMLKENMLLLTIGSMVAFIVAIFAIKFFINFLTRYGFKAFGVYRIIVGGILLVLIFSGVSLSMV; from the coding sequence ATGAGTATTTTAGAAGCGCTCATTATTGCTGTAGTGGAAGGGCTAACTGAATTTCTGCCTGTGTCATCTACCGGTCATATGATTATAACCCAGGCGTTGCTGGGAATGGAAATTACCCCTTTTGTGAAAGCCTTTACTGTAATTATTCAGTTTGGTGCTATATTGTCGGTAGTGCTCCTCTACCATAAACGTTTTTTTCGCCTCAGGCCTGTTCATATATCCCAAAAAGAGGATGTTGCCGGAGCGAAGGCAGGAAAAAAAGTATTGAACCGGCTCACTCAGTTCGTTTATAAATTCGATTTCTACTGGAAATTGTTCATTGCTGTTATTCCTGCTGGTGTTATAGGGTTGCTTCTTAGTGACCGGATAGATGCTTTGCTGGAGAATGTGACAGTTGTGGCTGCGATGCTTGTACTGGGAGGGATCCTCATGCTTTACGTGGATAAATGGTTTGACAAACCGTCAGAAGACCAGGAGATGGGATGGAAGAGGGCATTGAAGATAGGTCTTTATCAATGTATTGCCATGATACCCGGCGTATCACGTTCAATGGCAACCATTGTAGGAGGTATGACAACAAAGCTTTCCCGGAAAAACGCTGCTGAATTTTCTTTTTTTCTGGCTGTACCAACTATGGCGGCAGCATCGGGTTACAAACTGTACCAGCTGATGAAAGACCCTATCAGTGCCGAAATGCTGAAAGAAAACATGCTGTTGCTGACAATCGGCAGCATGGTTGCATTCATTGTAGCAATTTTTGCCATAAAATTCTTTATTAATTTCCTCACCAGATACGGATTCAAGGCATTTGGCGTATATCGAATAATTGTCGGTGGTATTTTGCTGGTGCTAATTTTTTCAGGTGTAAGCTTAAGTATGGTGTAG
- the queA gene encoding tRNA preQ1(34) S-adenosylmethionine ribosyltransferase-isomerase QueA, which translates to MKLSQFKFNLPEELIAKYPSFHRDEARLMVVHRKSDKLEHVVFKDVLDYFNEKDFFIFNDTKVFPARLFGNKEKTGAKIEVFLLRELNPDQHLWDVLVNPARKIRIGNKLYFGENEELVAEVIDNTTSRGRTLRFLYDGPYDEFKCQLFAIGETPIPEYLERNAVPEDMERYQNIFARNEGAVVAPAAGLHFSRELMKRMEIKDIEFGFLTLHNGLGAYRMIDVEDLTKHKMESEQMIISEELCSRVNKAKDEERSICAVGTSVLRAVETTVSTDGHLKPRSGWTNKFIFPPYDFTLTNSLITNFHLPYSTLLMMACAFGGYEKIMEAYEVAIEEKYQFGAYGDAMLIID; encoded by the coding sequence ATGAAACTTTCGCAATTCAAATTTAATTTGCCGGAAGAACTCATTGCGAAATACCCTTCTTTTCATCGCGATGAAGCCCGGCTGATGGTAGTACACAGAAAATCGGATAAACTGGAGCATGTAGTTTTCAAAGATGTTCTTGACTATTTTAATGAAAAAGATTTTTTTATCTTTAACGACACTAAGGTTTTTCCTGCAAGACTGTTTGGTAACAAAGAAAAAACAGGTGCAAAGATTGAGGTTTTTTTATTGAGAGAACTTAATCCCGATCAGCACTTGTGGGATGTGCTGGTAAATCCGGCACGAAAAATAAGAATCGGAAACAAACTCTATTTTGGAGAAAACGAAGAGCTTGTTGCTGAGGTGATTGATAATACAACATCGCGTGGACGCACACTGCGATTTCTTTATGACGGGCCATACGATGAGTTTAAATGCCAGCTGTTTGCAATTGGGGAAACACCAATACCTGAATATCTGGAGCGAAATGCTGTTCCCGAAGATATGGAAAGGTACCAGAACATATTTGCCAGAAACGAGGGGGCTGTTGTTGCTCCTGCAGCCGGGCTGCATTTCAGTCGCGAGCTGATGAAGAGGATGGAGATAAAGGATATTGAGTTCGGTTTCCTCACTCTACATAACGGTCTGGGGGCATATCGCATGATTGATGTGGAGGACCTCACTAAACATAAGATGGAATCGGAACAGATGATCATTTCAGAAGAGTTGTGCAGTAGAGTAAACAAGGCAAAGGATGAAGAGAGAAGCATTTGTGCAGTAGGCACATCTGTACTACGCGCTGTGGAAACCACTGTAAGCACCGACGGGCATTTGAAGCCAAGGAGCGGTTGGACAAATAAGTTTATTTTTCCTCCTTACGACTTCACACTAACAAACAGCCTTATCACCAACTTTCACCTGCCATACTCCACGCTGCTAATGATGGCTTGCGCATTTGGAGGCTACGAAAAAATAATGGAAGCATATGAGGTGGCAATTGAAGAAAAATATCAATTTGGCGCATATGGTGATGCCATGCTGATAATAGATTAA
- a CDS encoding ribose-phosphate pyrophosphokinase has product MQERPFKIFSGSKSRYFAEKVCNSLGCPLGNMIIEHFADGEFAVSYEESIRGKQVFLIQSTFPNSDNLMELLLMIDAAKRASAKSIVAVIPYFGWARQDRKDKPRVSIGAKLIADMLAAAGINRLITMDLHADQIQGFFNVPVDHLYASGVFVEYIKQLDLRNMVIATPDVGGTKRASAYSKFLGCPMVICYKIRKKANEISDMQIIGDVRGMDVLLIDDIVDTAGTITKAADLIMDNGASSVRAIASHAVMSDPASSRIDKSKLKELIFTDSIPYPRKSDKVKILSVADMFANSIIRVCNNESISSLYVV; this is encoded by the coding sequence ATGCAGGAGAGACCATTTAAAATCTTTTCGGGAAGTAAATCACGTTACTTCGCTGAGAAGGTTTGTAACAGTTTGGGTTGCCCGTTGGGTAACATGATAATTGAACATTTTGCCGATGGTGAGTTTGCCGTTTCATACGAAGAATCAATTCGCGGCAAGCAGGTATTTCTTATCCAATCTACCTTTCCGAATTCTGATAACCTCATGGAGTTGCTGCTGATGATTGACGCTGCAAAACGTGCATCAGCTAAATCCATTGTGGCAGTAATTCCTTACTTTGGATGGGCAAGGCAGGACAGAAAAGACAAACCACGTGTAAGCATAGGCGCAAAGCTTATTGCCGATATGCTGGCAGCAGCGGGAATTAACCGTCTGATAACAATGGATCTGCATGCTGACCAGATCCAGGGATTTTTTAATGTGCCTGTAGATCACCTATACGCTTCAGGTGTATTCGTGGAGTATATAAAGCAGCTTGACTTAAGAAATATGGTTATTGCGACACCTGATGTGGGCGGTACCAAACGCGCCAGCGCTTACTCAAAGTTTCTCGGCTGTCCAATGGTGATTTGTTACAAGATCAGGAAGAAAGCCAATGAGATATCTGATATGCAGATTATTGGTGATGTGCGCGGAATGGATGTCCTGCTTATAGATGATATTGTAGATACCGCGGGGACCATTACAAAAGCAGCCGATCTTATTATGGATAACGGTGCCAGTTCCGTGAGGGCTATTGCCAGCCATGCTGTAATGTCAGATCCGGCATCTTCGCGGATTGATAAGTCGAAACTTAAAGAATTAATATTTACAGACAGTATCCCATACCCCCGTAAATCAGATAAAGTAAAGATCCTTTCAGTAGCAGATATGTTTGCAAATTCCATTATTCGCGTATGCAATAACGAGTCCATAAGTTCCCTTTATGTGGTTTAA
- a CDS encoding patatin-like phospholipase family protein, translated as MAIFGKSYDYFLGYALSGGGAKGFAHLGALQVLEKCGLKPDVISGTSAGALAGVFYADGFHPEEISELFKKKEFREFVEFTLPKTGFFKSTGLHNFLKKNLRAKRFEELQMPFYVVATDWDRACTVTFSNGDNLIDAVVASCSIPVIFHPQIINDVSYVDGGLLKNFPVSVIRKKCKYVIGVNVSLMIPPAGKNNIRTMLERTFNLMSNSNTVFDKTYCDILIETKGLEKFSMFDLHNQKTIIEHGYNFAAMKMSEKESWQVVKKCHRHYELTEKVRAQIKRLRLAKRDNSPNKQDL; from the coding sequence ATGGCAATCTTCGGAAAAAGCTATGATTATTTTTTAGGCTATGCGCTTAGTGGAGGAGGAGCCAAGGGTTTCGCCCACCTGGGGGCGTTGCAGGTACTTGAAAAATGCGGATTAAAGCCAGATGTAATTTCAGGTACAAGTGCAGGAGCTCTCGCAGGTGTTTTTTATGCCGATGGCTTTCATCCCGAAGAGATATCCGAACTTTTTAAAAAGAAAGAGTTCAGGGAGTTTGTCGAATTCACTTTACCCAAGACTGGTTTTTTTAAAAGTACCGGTTTGCACAACTTCCTTAAAAAAAATCTCAGGGCCAAACGATTTGAAGAGTTACAGATGCCGTTCTATGTTGTAGCTACAGACTGGGACAGGGCCTGTACGGTTACTTTCTCAAACGGAGATAATCTGATAGACGCAGTGGTGGCTTCCTGTTCCATTCCAGTTATCTTTCATCCTCAGATAATTAACGATGTTTCTTATGTAGATGGAGGATTGCTAAAAAATTTCCCTGTCTCTGTCATCCGAAAAAAATGTAAATATGTTATAGGTGTGAATGTGTCATTAATGATTCCTCCGGCCGGAAAAAACAACATCCGCACTATGCTGGAACGAACATTCAATTTGATGTCAAACTCCAATACCGTTTTCGATAAAACCTACTGTGATATACTCATTGAGACAAAAGGACTTGAAAAATTCTCCATGTTCGACCTTCATAATCAGAAAACCATAATTGAGCATGGATATAATTTTGCCGCTATGAAGATGAGCGAAAAAGAGTCGTGGCAGGTTGTTAAAAAGTGCCATAGGCATTATGAACTGACCGAAAAGGTACGGGCCCAGATTAAACGCTTAAGACTGGCAAAGCGTGATAACTCCCCTAATAAACAAGATTTATGA
- a CDS encoding low molecular weight protein-tyrosine-phosphatase, protein MDPKIEKMKKIRLLFVCLGNICRSPAAEGIMRRIVEKNDLQDIIEVDSAGTSGWHEEELPDERMRSHGEKRGYDFCSRARKFRKSDLDDFDYIIVMDDSNYNNVKSMASTSEQVNKIHMMANYSLQYSYYDHIPDPYYGGSSGFELVLDLLEDACEGLLQAIKKDCSLF, encoded by the coding sequence ATGGATCCCAAAATAGAGAAGATGAAAAAAATCCGGCTACTTTTCGTATGTCTTGGAAATATCTGCCGCTCACCTGCCGCCGAAGGCATCATGCGCAGGATTGTGGAAAAAAATGATCTTCAGGATATAATAGAGGTTGATTCTGCGGGTACATCTGGATGGCATGAAGAAGAGCTCCCCGATGAACGCATGCGTTCACATGGCGAGAAAAGGGGGTACGATTTCTGCAGTCGTGCACGGAAATTCAGAAAATCTGATCTCGATGATTTCGATTATATCATTGTAATGGATGATAGCAACTACAATAATGTGAAGTCGATGGCTTCAACCAGCGAACAGGTCAACAAAATTCACATGATGGCCAATTACTCTTTGCAGTACAGTTATTATGATCATATTCCGGATCCATATTACGGTGGGTCTTCAGGATTTGAACTGGTGCTGGATTTACTGGAGGATGCCTGTGAAGGGCTGCTCCAAGCCATAAAGAAAGATTGTTCATTGTTTTAA
- a CDS encoding cell division protein FtsX produces MSNKKKVSTARFLNAKITSTISISLVLVLLGITILILFMGNEMSKFLKENMSFSVMLSSNVTDSQISAIRKNLDGQPFVKSSRFISKQEAKEQLIKDLGEDPEELLGYNPAQDCIEIFLHSEYANSDSIAVINKLVRQNTNITDLLYQQEAIDLINNNLARVMTVLLILAAVLLFISFTLIRNTIRLSVYSKRFLINTMKLVGATGGFIRKPFVISNIFTGLIAGIIADLIILSLITYFGKEYAEIQSVVPFSGLSVIFVIVIILGVIISTVATAFAVNRYVKMSSDKLYYV; encoded by the coding sequence ATGTCTAACAAAAAAAAAGTATCCACGGCAAGATTCCTGAATGCAAAAATAACATCAACAATCAGTATTTCGCTGGTTTTGGTGTTGTTGGGTATTACTATTTTAATTCTGTTCATGGGGAATGAGATGTCGAAATTCCTGAAAGAGAATATGAGTTTTAGCGTAATGCTCTCTTCCAATGTAACAGATTCACAAATAAGCGCTATCAGGAAAAACCTCGATGGACAACCATTTGTAAAATCATCGCGTTTTATTAGCAAGCAAGAAGCAAAAGAACAGCTTATTAAAGATCTGGGCGAAGACCCCGAAGAGTTACTAGGGTACAATCCTGCACAAGACTGCATTGAGATTTTTCTCCATTCGGAATATGCCAATAGCGACAGTATTGCCGTTATAAACAAGTTGGTCAGGCAAAATACCAATATAACTGATCTGCTTTATCAGCAGGAGGCGATAGATCTTATCAACAACAATCTTGCCAGGGTTATGACTGTGTTGCTCATTCTGGCAGCTGTGCTCCTTTTCATATCATTCACACTTATTCGGAATACAATCAGGCTAAGTGTCTATTCAAAACGATTTCTTATCAATACAATGAAACTGGTAGGTGCCACAGGCGGTTTTATAAGAAAACCATTCGTAATAAGTAATATTTTCACCGGTTTGATTGCCGGAATTATTGCGGACCTAATCATTTTATCGCTGATAACCTACTTCGGTAAAGAGTACGCTGAGATTCAATCTGTTGTACCTTTTTCCGGTTTGTCTGTAATTTTCGTCATTGTGATAATACTGGGTGTGATTATTTCCACCGTAGCTACCGCTTTTGCTGTAAACCGATATGTGAAAATGAGTTCTGACAAGCTTTATTATGTATAA
- a CDS encoding YbaN family protein produces MENGFNEHNRPVARDISIALSEKKVNSEIKKNRITRGLYIAGGTLSLVLATLGIVVPGLPVTPLALLAAFLYAKSSEKLYNRLIDNKILGPRIKNYQRRKGITRKGKLGVIAFMSIMVSFSSFVVVSGGALRWVILSLGVTGSIVVWFFVPTAKNDRAVTSNDNKYKSAS; encoded by the coding sequence ATGGAAAATGGTTTTAATGAACATAACCGTCCGGTAGCGCGTGATATCTCTATAGCTTTGTCTGAAAAAAAAGTAAATTCGGAGATCAAAAAAAACAGAATTACACGTGGCCTGTATATTGCGGGGGGTACTCTTTCCCTTGTATTGGCTACCCTGGGCATTGTTGTGCCAGGGCTCCCGGTTACTCCGCTGGCATTATTGGCGGCTTTCCTATATGCCAAAAGTTCCGAGAAACTATACAACCGGCTTATAGATAATAAAATATTGGGCCCAAGGATAAAAAATTACCAGCGCAGGAAAGGGATAACCCGCAAAGGAAAGTTAGGTGTAATTGCCTTTATGTCTATTATGGTATCGTTCTCCTCTTTTGTTGTGGTAAGCGGAGGAGCGCTCAGGTGGGTGATTCTGTCCCTTGGAGTAACCGGCAGCATTGTTGTCTGGTTTTTTGTCCCAACAGCAAAAAATGATCGGGCAGTCACAAGCAATGACAATAAATACAAATCAGCATCTTAA
- the truB gene encoding tRNA pseudouridine(55) synthase TruB → MDFIEGEILHIDKPLHWTSFRVVRVVRAKLCQKLKIKKLKVGHAGTLDPLATGVMTICTGKKTKLIEELQSQTKEYIADIRLGATTPSFDLETEIDAEYPTQHITKEMVEKTLLRFTGSIEQVPPLFSAVKVDGKRAYEFARKNENIELKPKLLVIDSIALIFYNMPYITIRVVCSKGTYIRALARDIGEALNSGAHLTGLVRTRVGEITLDKCLKMDELDHFIDENVQQ, encoded by the coding sequence ATGGATTTTATCGAAGGTGAAATTTTACATATCGATAAACCTCTTCACTGGACATCATTCAGGGTTGTTCGTGTTGTTCGTGCAAAGCTGTGTCAAAAGCTGAAGATAAAAAAATTGAAGGTTGGTCATGCAGGCACACTCGATCCATTGGCGACCGGTGTAATGACAATCTGTACTGGTAAAAAAACCAAACTTATAGAGGAGCTGCAGTCACAGACAAAAGAGTATATTGCAGATATCCGTCTTGGAGCAACTACACCGTCGTTCGATCTTGAGACGGAAATAGATGCAGAATACCCTACACAGCATATAACAAAGGAAATGGTGGAGAAAACTCTTCTTCGTTTCACAGGATCTATAGAACAGGTACCACCTCTGTTTTCGGCTGTTAAGGTTGATGGTAAAAGGGCTTACGAATTTGCCAGAAAAAATGAAAATATTGAACTAAAACCCAAATTATTGGTTATAGATAGTATCGCATTGATTTTTTACAATATGCCGTACATCACTATCCGTGTAGTCTGCAGCAAGGGTACTTATATCAGGGCACTGGCCAGAGATATTGGAGAAGCTTTGAACTCAGGTGCTCACCTTACAGGGCTTGTACGCACGAGGGTAGGAGAGATTACGTTGGATAAATGTTTGAAAATGGACGAATTGGACCATTTTATAGACGAGAATGTCCAGCAATAA
- a CDS encoding DUF3098 domain-containing protein: MSNKNVALSKKNLIICGIAVLLIIIGFVLMTGPSTSFENGFESEIFSARRIKLAPVVCLAGFVLMIVGILYPTKEYKSEKEK, translated from the coding sequence ATGTCTAATAAAAACGTAGCCCTAAGTAAAAAAAACCTGATCATATGCGGCATTGCTGTTTTGCTTATTATTATCGGATTTGTATTGATGACCGGCCCATCAACATCTTTCGAAAACGGTTTCGAATCCGAAATTTTCAGTGCAAGGCGCATTAAACTTGCTCCCGTTGTATGTCTTGCCGGATTTGTACTGATGATAGTAGGTATTTTGTATCCTACGAAAGAGTATAAAAGTGAAAAAGAAAAATAA
- the folK gene encoding 2-amino-4-hydroxy-6-hydroxymethyldihydropteridine diphosphokinase, which translates to MEYSLFLALGSNLGDKQKNIEDAYQKIEERIGRICSFSALYITTPVDFQSENNFINCVCEVATSLEIDSVFSITREIEIEIGRTAKSSNCRYVDRLIDIDLILAGDLVINTPGLVVPHPRFHTRSFVLEPLCEIAPEVIHPVLGKTIQQLKNDLKLL; encoded by the coding sequence ATGGAATACTCTCTTTTTTTAGCCCTAGGCTCAAACCTTGGTGATAAACAAAAAAATATTGAGGATGCTTATCAAAAAATTGAAGAGCGGATTGGAAGAATATGTTCCTTCTCCGCTCTTTATATTACAACACCAGTTGATTTTCAGTCGGAGAACAATTTCATCAACTGTGTATGCGAAGTGGCAACATCTTTAGAGATTGATAGTGTATTCTCAATAACACGGGAGATTGAAATAGAAATAGGTAGAACTGCAAAAAGCAGTAATTGCAGATATGTCGACCGTTTGATTGATATAGACCTGATTCTTGCAGGAGATTTGGTTATTAATACTCCCGGCCTGGTAGTTCCTCACCCAAGGTTTCATACACGCAGCTTCGTTCTCGAACCGCTATGTGAAATAGCCCCAGAAGTAATCCATCCGGTATTGGGAAAAACAATACAACAGCTGAAAAATGATTTGAAACTCCTTTAG
- a CDS encoding HD domain-containing protein encodes MKKRKIINDPVFGFINIPNDFVYDIIQHPYLQRLNRIRQLGLAPFVYPGAQHTRFHHSIGAMFLMDEALKTLKEKGHEISPDEYNGALAAILMHDIGHGPFSHVLENTLVTTIHHEAISLQLMHQMNRQWRGELQVAIDIFTDSYPKRFLYQLVSSQLDVDRLDYLRRDSFFTGVVEGNIGSARIIKMLDVKDDELVVESKGIYSIENFLMSRRLMYWQVYLHKTAVAAEKMMINTLRRAKELSMNGEHLFASPALSYFLSNETTIADFENNGEALRQFVDLDDNDIWSALKVWTSHPDTVLSILSDGMVNRRLFKIEITDEKAGEEKVGNYLKSYMKKYGLTLHEASYFISSDIVTTDMYSEKDDSIDILYKNGMVKDISVASDMLNIELLSKKVVKYYFAYLRC; translated from the coding sequence GTGAAAAAACGAAAAATAATTAACGATCCGGTTTTCGGCTTTATAAATATACCGAACGATTTTGTATATGATATAATTCAACATCCTTATCTGCAGAGGCTGAACCGTATCCGTCAATTGGGACTTGCACCATTTGTTTATCCGGGAGCACAACATACACGCTTTCATCATTCAATAGGGGCTATGTTCCTTATGGACGAAGCACTTAAAACTCTGAAAGAGAAAGGGCATGAAATATCGCCCGATGAATATAACGGTGCATTGGCTGCAATCCTGATGCATGATATCGGGCATGGTCCATTTTCGCATGTACTGGAAAATACACTTGTCACCACTATTCATCATGAGGCCATCTCTTTACAGCTTATGCATCAGATGAACAGGCAATGGAGAGGAGAATTGCAGGTGGCAATCGATATTTTTACCGACAGCTACCCAAAACGCTTCCTTTACCAGTTGGTTAGCAGTCAATTAGATGTGGATAGGCTTGACTATCTTCGCCGCGACAGTTTTTTTACCGGTGTGGTTGAAGGTAATATTGGTTCGGCGCGTATAATAAAGATGCTTGATGTGAAGGATGATGAGCTTGTTGTTGAATCAAAGGGGATCTATTCCATTGAGAACTTCCTTATGTCACGCAGGCTCATGTACTGGCAGGTATATCTGCATAAAACGGCCGTGGCTGCAGAGAAAATGATGATTAACACGCTCAGGCGTGCCAAGGAGCTCTCTATGAACGGCGAACATCTTTTTGCCTCCCCTGCCCTCTCCTATTTTTTGTCAAATGAGACCACAATTGCCGATTTTGAAAATAACGGCGAAGCACTCCGCCAATTTGTCGACCTCGATGATAATGATATATGGTCGGCGCTGAAAGTGTGGACTTCACATCCTGACACTGTGCTATCGATATTAAGCGACGGAATGGTAAACCGGAGGCTCTTCAAGATTGAAATAACTGATGAAAAAGCAGGAGAAGAGAAAGTTGGCAATTATCTGAAATCATACATGAAAAAGTATGGCCTCACTCTTCACGAAGCTTCTTATTTCATCTCGTCAGACATCGTTACTACAGATATGTACAGCGAAAAAGACGATAGTATTGATATACTCTATAAAAACGGTATGGTGAAAGATATATCCGTGGCATCAGACATGCTGAATATTGAGCTGCTGTCGAAAAAAGTTGTAAAATACTATTTTGCCTACTTAAGATGCTGA
- a CDS encoding alpha-amylase family protein, protein MQNNKLFIYQLLPRLFGNSFSENKHNGSIEENGCGKFNDITDKVLRQIGENGYTHVWYIGVLAHASVTDYTAFGIPEEYPGIIKGKAGSPYAVRDYYDVDPDLAVDIHNRMDEFENLIKRTHKAGLKVIIDNVPNHVARNYRSVSKPDNVRDFGQDDNTSIAFSSKNNFYYIPGQLLEIQLSHVKKAECEYLEYPAKATGNDCFNSKPTHYDWYDTVKLNYGIDYPGGGTSHFNPVPDTWIKMRDIFIFWAKKKVDGFRCDMAEMVPLEFWQWLIPQVKAKFKEIIFLAEIYNPSAYRGFLGNNIFDYLYDKVGLYDVLRDVACGYRPSSDITFALNNVGDIQHKMLNFMENHDEQRIASDYFLKKGEKGKAAMIVTCTINTNPVMIHAGQEFGERGMDEEGFSGKNGRTTIFDYWSVDTIRRWNNNGKWNDEQLCKEEKELRDFYTGLIRICNKETALSEGLFYDLMPYNYDNLEFDSTRLFAFLRGDGKDLLLIATNFDNEPKECTVNIPPHALSFFGIDNTGNGKITPLLNKASEVITFSSVFSLKMRLENNSGEIYRISFD, encoded by the coding sequence ATGCAAAATAATAAACTGTTTATTTATCAATTACTACCAAGGCTTTTCGGAAACAGTTTTTCCGAAAACAAACACAACGGATCAATTGAAGAGAACGGATGCGGAAAATTCAATGATATCACGGACAAGGTGTTAAGGCAGATCGGGGAGAACGGATATACGCATGTGTGGTATATTGGTGTGCTGGCACATGCATCAGTTACCGATTATACAGCTTTCGGCATTCCTGAAGAGTACCCGGGGATCATTAAGGGAAAAGCAGGATCGCCATATGCTGTTCGTGACTACTACGATGTAGATCCAGATCTGGCGGTTGACATTCACAACAGAATGGATGAGTTTGAAAACCTTATTAAACGCACTCACAAAGCAGGACTAAAGGTAATTATCGACAATGTTCCCAATCATGTGGCAAGGAACTACCGGTCTGTCAGCAAACCGGATAATGTAAGAGATTTCGGGCAGGATGACAATACATCCATTGCATTCTCTTCGAAAAACAATTTTTATTATATTCCCGGGCAATTGCTGGAGATACAGCTTTCGCACGTAAAAAAGGCAGAGTGTGAATACCTTGAGTATCCTGCTAAAGCGACTGGCAACGACTGTTTCAACAGTAAACCTACTCATTACGACTGGTACGATACGGTAAAACTAAATTACGGTATAGACTACCCTGGAGGAGGTACTTCTCATTTTAATCCTGTTCCGGATACATGGATTAAGATGAGAGACATATTTATATTTTGGGCAAAAAAGAAGGTTGACGGCTTCCGTTGCGATATGGCAGAGATGGTACCACTGGAGTTTTGGCAGTGGCTTATTCCACAGGTTAAAGCAAAATTCAAAGAAATTATCTTTCTTGCCGAGATTTATAATCCTTCAGCATACCGAGGTTTTCTGGGCAACAACATTTTCGATTACCTGTACGACAAAGTAGGTTTATACGACGTATTGCGTGACGTTGCATGCGGTTACAGGCCCTCATCAGATATAACATTTGCATTAAACAATGTGGGTGATATCCAGCATAAGATGCTTAACTTCATGGAAAATCATGATGAACAACGAATTGCTTCCGATTACTTCCTGAAAAAGGGTGAAAAAGGTAAAGCCGCAATGATTGTTACGTGCACAATAAATACTAACCCGGTTATGATTCATGCAGGGCAAGAATTTGGTGAAAGGGGAATGGATGAAGAGGGTTTCAGCGGGAAAAACGGACGTACTACTATTTTCGATTATTGGTCGGTGGATACAATACGACGGTGGAACAACAACGGAAAGTGGAACGATGAACAACTCTGCAAGGAAGAAAAGGAGCTTCGTGATTTCTACACCGGGCTCATAAGGATATGTAATAAGGAAACGGCCCTTTCCGAAGGCCTATTCTATGATCTGATGCCGTACAATTATGACAATCTGGAATTCGACTCTACCCGGTTATTCGCATTTTTACGAGGTGACGGGAAAGATCTGCTCCTTATTGCAACAAATTTTGATAATGAACCGAAAGAGTGCACTGTAAATATTCCACCACATGCACTGTCGTTTTTTGGGATTGATAACACCGGAAACGGTAAAATCACTCCCCTGTTGAACAAAGCGAGCGAAGTAATAACATTTTCTTCGGTTTTCTCTTTAAAAATGAGACTTGAAAATAACTCTGGAGAAATATACCGAATTTCTTTTGATTAA